One Methanohalophilus mahii DSM 5219 genomic window carries:
- the arcS gene encoding archaeosine synthase subunit alpha, with amino-acid sequence MTRYFEVHQRDGAARKGSLYLNKTIPTPTVIDTSSLKPEAEGDIIYPGNQWHFGNGKTATQATLGLRDRVGKDKLIIMPSCTYSPMITGEVTCEKIDVPAEEGPTGIAYSERDPETTRDLYVADGIGCHEGNPRRLLTALIDIRKNIAPDSALYAPNIALPENVAMLIYLGVDILDTTRATIAAFEDKYMTPVGFIHLDRLTELPCCCAHCSGMSAKEVKDMDKKQRARLIEKHNIATLETEVALVRQRIRSASLREYVEGRCRHDPALVAMLRLSDAEYDFLEERTALFKPAALLATTSESLTRPEVVRFARRVQQRYTPPEKDVLLLLPCSARKPYSISMTHSRFRKALGKNLKLVQEVIITSPLGIVPRELEVTYPAAHYDTTVTGYWDAEEHRWVEECLEDFLLKHPYKHIVAHVEDEYRSICENVSNKLGLDITYTSDGNVTSSTSLHKLEDTMKELCDGLSYRGDYRRDMLKAIADYQFGAGSGETLLPSDSKIKAPFPRYQAFLNKEQLITLIPENGTIALTIEGAKRIIETGNYVVNIDNFVPRGSILAPGVIDADERIRPNDEVFICGDKAFCVGRAAMSGPEMIHSNRGIAVDVRHVKKL; translated from the coding sequence ATGACCAGATACTTTGAAGTCCACCAGCGAGACGGGGCTGCAAGAAAGGGAAGCCTCTATCTCAACAAAACGATCCCTACACCAACGGTAATTGACACTTCTTCCCTCAAACCAGAGGCTGAAGGAGATATAATATATCCAGGCAATCAGTGGCATTTCGGGAATGGAAAAACGGCAACACAAGCCACCCTGGGATTAAGGGATCGTGTGGGGAAAGATAAACTCATAATTATGCCTTCCTGCACATATTCACCCATGATAACAGGGGAAGTAACCTGTGAAAAGATAGATGTGCCAGCTGAGGAGGGACCCACTGGAATAGCTTATTCTGAAAGAGACCCGGAAACTACACGGGACCTCTATGTGGCAGACGGCATCGGCTGTCATGAAGGCAACCCTCGCAGGCTGCTGACAGCCCTCATCGATATAAGGAAGAACATTGCACCGGACTCGGCCCTGTATGCACCGAATATCGCCTTGCCTGAAAATGTTGCCATGCTGATTTACCTGGGAGTGGACATCCTGGATACGACAAGGGCAACTATCGCGGCCTTTGAAGATAAATATATGACACCGGTCGGTTTCATCCATCTGGACAGACTAACAGAATTGCCCTGCTGCTGTGCCCATTGCAGCGGCATGAGTGCAAAAGAAGTAAAGGATATGGATAAAAAGCAACGCGCCCGCCTAATTGAAAAACATAATATCGCCACCCTTGAGACAGAAGTAGCCCTTGTCAGGCAACGGATACGCAGTGCCTCTCTCAGGGAATACGTGGAAGGAAGATGCCGTCATGACCCCGCCCTTGTGGCAATGCTGCGTTTGAGTGATGCAGAATACGATTTCCTCGAAGAGAGAACAGCCCTATTCAAACCCGCAGCCCTGCTTGCAACAACCTCTGAATCCCTGACAAGGCCGGAAGTTGTACGCTTTGCCCGACGAGTACAGCAGCGATACACACCACCAGAAAAAGATGTCCTGCTACTTTTACCCTGTTCGGCCCGCAAACCTTACTCTATTTCCATGACCCATTCCAGATTCCGCAAGGCACTTGGCAAAAACCTCAAACTTGTGCAGGAAGTCATAATTACCTCACCTCTGGGAATAGTACCCCGGGAACTGGAAGTCACATACCCTGCCGCACATTATGACACCACAGTAACCGGTTATTGGGATGCAGAGGAACACAGATGGGTAGAGGAATGTCTGGAGGACTTCCTTCTAAAACATCCTTACAAACATATTGTAGCACATGTGGAAGACGAATATCGCAGTATATGTGAGAACGTATCCAATAAACTCGGATTGGACATAACTTACACATCCGACGGAAATGTGACCTCCTCAACCTCCCTGCACAAACTGGAAGATACGATGAAAGAATTGTGTGACGGGCTCAGCTACAGAGGAGATTACAGACGGGACATGCTAAAAGCCATTGCAGATTACCAGTTTGGTGCAGGTTCCGGTGAGACCCTGCTACCCTCTGATTCAAAAATTAAAGCCCCTTTCCCTCGCTACCAGGCATTCCTGAATAAGGAACAACTAATAACCCTCATTCCCGAAAATGGTACAATAGCCCTGACAATTGAAGGAGCTAAAAGAATCATTGAAACAGGAAATTATGTTGTAAATATCGATAATTTCGTGCCACGGGGTTCAATACTGGCTCCGGGGGTCATAGATGCAGATGAGCGGATTCGCCCCAATGACGAAGTATTCATATGCGGAGATAAAGCATTCTGTGTCGGACGTGCTGCAATGAGCGGCCCCGAGATGATACATTCAAACCGGGGCATTGCCGTGGATGTGAGGCACGTCAAAAAATTGTAA
- the rimI gene encoding ribosomal protein S18-alanine N-acetyltransferase, producing MLFRRFEGRDFAEVLQIEMEAFEDHDPYTYMNFYEMNPEGFIVAESGKTITGFVMGYRSSEQEGRIFSLAVKKEFQRKGIGQALLKVIQRHFRNRNVKYVRLEVRASNKSAQRLYNRMGFIDCWYEPGYYIDGESGIIMKKYLYPAGLHEDLMADDWSAIS from the coding sequence TTGCTGTTTAGAAGATTCGAAGGAAGGGACTTTGCCGAGGTGCTACAGATTGAAATGGAGGCATTCGAAGACCATGATCCCTACACCTACATGAATTTCTATGAAATGAATCCGGAAGGTTTTATTGTTGCTGAAAGCGGAAAAACCATTACAGGTTTTGTAATGGGATACCGCAGCAGTGAACAGGAAGGGAGGATATTTTCCCTTGCTGTTAAAAAAGAATTCCAGAGAAAGGGAATCGGTCAGGCATTATTAAAGGTAATACAGAGACATTTCCGCAACCGGAATGTAAAATATGTGCGCCTAGAAGTACGTGCCAGCAATAAAAGCGCCCAGCGTCTTTATAATCGCATGGGATTTATTGACTGCTGGTATGAACCTGGTTATTACATAGATGGAGAATCCGGAATAATTATGAAGAAATATCTATATCCCGCAGGTTTGCATGAAGATTTAATGGCAGATGATTGGTCTGCCATATCTTAA
- a CDS encoding UPF0058 family protein, giving the protein MHKDELIQLHTLMAQIKRYLEDQGVEHDFEDYNSLSISPVHIHRSKAEHKHAIFILGNHLASIISEDEISSVSRTSIRMQEFAERSGNGVSHSN; this is encoded by the coding sequence ATGCACAAAGATGAACTGATCCAGTTGCATACTTTGATGGCCCAAATCAAAAGGTATCTGGAAGACCAGGGTGTAGAACATGATTTTGAGGATTATAATTCCCTCTCCATAAGTCCGGTTCACATCCATCGAAGCAAAGCAGAACATAAGCATGCAATCTTTATCCTCGGTAATCACCTGGCATCCATCATTTCAGAAGATGAGATCTCCAGTGTAAGCAGGACCTCTATCAGGATGCAGGAGTTTGCCGAGAGATCAGGAAATGGGGTTTCACATAGTAACTGA
- a CDS encoding diacylglycerol/polyprenol kinase family protein yields MAAFNNHSLCGNKALPLRKIVHMSGVAVPFVADIYGREYAALALASATLIFLIMEAIKPAENKRYVYGLLWRSREKEVFALDPLFYILSFFILLGLSYFVDEGICYASMVVLALGDGVAPLIGHLGRLKLPGSCKTVEGTTGGIILSSIVGFYFVGMLAVVGSVAGMITECSISRHDNLFIPFTALVAMLLGKAFF; encoded by the coding sequence ATGGCAGCTTTCAACAATCATTCATTGTGTGGCAATAAGGCGCTTCCTTTACGTAAAATAGTGCATATGTCGGGAGTGGCGGTTCCTTTTGTTGCGGATATTTATGGAAGGGAATATGCTGCACTGGCACTTGCGAGTGCAACACTTATTTTTCTCATTATGGAAGCTATCAAACCGGCTGAAAATAAAAGGTATGTGTATGGTCTTTTATGGAGGAGCAGGGAGAAGGAAGTGTTCGCACTGGACCCTCTGTTTTACATCCTCTCTTTCTTTATACTTCTGGGTCTGAGTTATTTTGTAGACGAAGGCATATGTTATGCTTCCATGGTAGTTCTGGCTCTGGGTGATGGAGTAGCTCCGCTGATTGGTCATCTGGGGAGATTGAAGCTGCCTGGCTCATGCAAGACAGTGGAGGGCACTACCGGCGGAATAATCCTATCTTCTATAGTAGGATTTTATTTTGTTGGAATGCTGGCTGTTGTTGGTAGTGTGGCCGGTATGATCACGGAATGTTCTATTTCCCGCCATGACAACCTTTTTATACCATTTACTGCACTTGTGGCAATGCTTTTAGGAAAAGCATTCTTTTAA
- a CDS encoding 3-isopropylmalate dehydratase small subunit: protein MEGKVWKFGDDVDTDAVIPGRFLVLNTPEELAAHAFEGVRPDFAESVKENDIIVAGSNFGCGSSREHAPLALKGTKIGCVIAKSFARIFFRNAINIGVPLLECADTDSIDENDKLKVDISTGVIENLSKGEKYQATPLPDFVREIVNAGGLIEYTRKIID from the coding sequence ATGGAAGGAAAAGTATGGAAATTCGGAGATGACGTGGATACTGACGCGGTTATCCCGGGAAGATTTCTGGTCCTAAACACCCCTGAAGAGCTTGCAGCGCATGCATTCGAAGGAGTAAGACCGGATTTTGCAGAAAGTGTAAAGGAAAATGACATAATCGTTGCTGGAAGCAATTTTGGCTGCGGATCATCCAGAGAACATGCACCCCTGGCATTAAAAGGGACAAAGATTGGATGCGTTATTGCAAAATCCTTTGCAAGAATCTTTTTCAGGAACGCAATCAACATCGGTGTACCATTACTGGAATGTGCTGATACCGACAGCATAGATGAGAATGATAAACTTAAAGTGGATATTTCCACCGGTGTAATCGAGAACCTGTCCAAAGGAGAAAAATATCAGGCAACCCCTCTCCCTGATTTTGTAAGGGAGATTGTAAACGCCGGTGGACTGATAGAATACACACGAAAGATAATCGATTAA